Genomic window (Spirochaetota bacterium):
GTTTGTTGGTTAAAGCTATTGATAATGCTTTTGCCTGCTGTTCTGATATAACTATTTGATTTTCAATTTCAGAAATGTCCAAGGGGATAGTTAAGCCAGTAACAATAACCTTTGCCATACACATGGTGGAATAAAAAATAAACAAAAGCAGAAAAGAAAATTTTTTCACAGTATCCTCACATGTGTTTTACAGTAACACCTTTGGGTAATTGCAGGGTAAAAATATCAGGCGGCACTTTTACATTAAGGTGCACATTATAATAGCGGGTTACGTTGCGCGTGGTGCCGGTGTGAGTTCGTGCAATAACTTCCACTGTAGTGGGGAACCATATATTATGTATATAGTTATAATCTTCATACTGTTCACGCATAATCTCAACATTGTTTGCAGTACTGATAATTTTTTTTACAGGGTAGCCTTTTTGCGCATCAACTATCAACTCAATTATAGTTTTCGTTATACTATCCTCAAGAATATACCGATATGCCCTTTTAAAAAAACCGTAGTATGTCTTTTCTTTACTTTTAATAACGATTCTATCCTTGAAAGCAATAAATTGAGCAAAAGGATGAGTAACAGGAGCACTTACATTCTGCATTACCCATAACTCTTTTGATTGGGGATAGTACCACTCTAGATTTCCTTCTTTTACAATTACAATTTGGGGGAAAGGTTTGCTGTAATCTATACGCATATTCTGTTTATGTGCTCTGTATCTGCCTTCATAACGAATGGTTGGTTTTCCTGTTTCAGCTATGACCTGTACAATGGTGGCATCAATGCTTTCCACAGCAAAATTGTGTATTATGCAATCAATAGTATCTGCAGAGGATTGAATTGAAAATAACAGGCATATGATATAAATTGTGCGTTTCATAGGCTTAACTCTATTAATTTTATGGTTGCATAATTTGATTGCTCTGACACTGTAGAGTATACTATCACACTTGTCAAGGTAAACCTATGCGATTGATAATAAGTATTATAATGCTTGCAACGTGCTTTACATATTCTTATGCTCAGATTAATTCAATAGCCCAGCCATTGCAGTATCCAGCAGGTGTAGTGTCAAACACACAGCCTTACATTATATGGTGCGATATATATAATACCAGCAATAAGCCTTTTGTGGTTATGGTAACCATCACCAACTCACAGGGTCAGAGCAATGAATATACCCTGTATCCAGAAATAATTGACGGGATCTATTGCATTGTACAGCTTCCAATTGCTCTGACCCCTGATTCATACACTTATACAGTAAAACTTTTACATAACAACAAACCTGAATCTAAGCGCTATTATCATCATAAAACGTATCCAGTGAAAGGCACCTTTATTGTGGATACTACACTGCAGAATCCAGTAGATTCTTTAGATAAAACCAACATTATTTACTATTTAAGTCAGAGTCGGCAGAATAAACTGCACAATGGCTATAATGCCCTATTCTTTTCATCAAGCGGAACTATTTCTCTTGGTACAGGTGTAGCAGTGTATTATCTAACTAATTTTGGTATTGTTACCACTATTATTTCAGCAGTAGCCATAACTTCAGGTGTTATTGGCATTACAGCAGGCGTTTATTATTGCATAAAATATTATACTATAAAAAGTGAAATTAATTCTACAATACATAGAAATGACAAAATTACACCATAGCATATCACAGCCACAACTCACCGTTGTAGTATGCAAGGAAACAGGCAATACACTCTTCCAGTGTATCTCCCAACTCTAAAAAATACTGATGCAGGGTAATCTTTATACTGGGGCGATAGTTACTGTCAAAATAAGCCTTTGACCCACCAAAGTAGCTTTCAAAAGGGCTTTTCACCTTGCCTGCACGCACCGGATTGTTGGCAAAATACCATAGTAAGTTGAGTAAATATATTCGAGGATTGTCCGCAAATTCCACAATGCTATCCTTGAAACGCTCATTCCATACAGGGCCCGTGCGCTGCATCATCGTATTAAACCGTTGTGCAAACCTCGACTTAATATACTGCACTATACGGGATATCGTAGCACCA
Coding sequences:
- a CDS encoding transposase, which encodes IKALFEYCIMLAQAKYPFELINYQIMDNHIHLLIRTVEGGATISRIVQYIKSRFAQRFNTMMQRTGPVWNERFKDSIVEFADNPRIYLLNLLWYFANNPVRAGKVKSPFESYFGGSKAYFDSNYRPSIKITLHQYFLELGDTLEECIACFLAYYNGELWL